The following coding sequences lie in one Cronobacter universalis NCTC 9529 genomic window:
- a CDS encoding NinE family protein: MARQRRSITDIVCENCIYRVTHRKKRKPEVSPSEIPSFHYTAHLTDIRWLRSRARRKNVI; encoded by the coding sequence ATGGCGCGACAGCGACGAAGTATCACCGACATAGTCTGCGAAAACTGTATCTACCGCGTTACCCACCGAAAGAAACGAAAGCCAGAAGTATCTCCATCCGAAATACCTTCATTCCATTACACCGCGCACCTAACCGACATCCGTTGGTTGCGTAGTCGCGCCAGGAGGAAAAATGTCATCTGA